Proteins encoded within one genomic window of Lysinibacillus sphaericus:
- a CDS encoding S8 family peptidase, with translation MKKWMKKSIALVASASLMVPAASAYATAPEKTAQHTEVEKSLIASNKEKALKYVKNDKEWISKDTIIVKHTGLAKNAHKNIGSKVIRSIPSLGYDVIQLKKGISLEKAVSYYAKQDGVKSVSPSYVYHSFANGADPKKKDMYHLNLLQMDKALELAGNHEVKVAVIDSGVDFKHPDLKSQVLPPYNAAAPANTTYTGDHGTHVAGIIGAAKDNNVGGHGINPNAKLLPIDVFNGEEGANDFVIAQGILYAIEQGADVINMSLGGYGESPLMKDAVKQAIDKGITIVAAAGNESTDEYSFPASYEGVISVGSTNDINKLSSYSNYGPSVDVVAPGEEIYSTVHDEKKGSSFVKFSGTSMAAPVVAGVASLLKSKHPNLKPHEVEAILEMTANNLGEKGYDLTYGHGLINPVKALQFNVNNLPKEYSETTEERIKNAKVLAKNTLNSEKGEFKQPNEKKWYKVDLDANEYAQLTLKGANKYDYALELYFYPTDSKEEVDPIHVNDVRVGKQEGYLYKADQKGTLLVGVKDYNGSYNLNGESNYVFTAQTTKDLPVDSLEMDKKENIQQFPFSTKGKNYTLLSKDQQSDQDYFTFSVKEPTTLRFDLSGIPGVTASMELYLKEELDAVPAENVNDEEMYEAYPIQTSYSADKGDGVNLIVDAIPGTEYVLNVSNQGSSAFSLDMFFSGGIENEETISESIIPYTLKGEVVTLPEDEDGLPLNEEMPEGNVENELLPLTQYQTKKDNQINNLFNMFMDPGAMGNPEDIALIMEQAVPFDIGQDKKAYFQTEFDEDYFLLKPEEDAVYGFQVKKGMNQIPAGTIFEYDEETNELLAVSSLSNDMGILSLLLGSTSNANDAKAVALKKDKTYVVKVMNQGARSAEPYTLKTSKLAAIPSDYKSDNNTTINAQAVQPGTIYKDHIIYQDDIDYYYYKQRGQDEIMSLLVSSVPMTNEQLNQLPKELQNAFKFSGSIIEDTNGNMEIDPKELETEIQFGQGNNIFELLLGIIGTTDVNTSFKAKKNHGYFIIINGMNLEQVSIHPYTLSMYKHNQVDEDKDSELINGIPTKPSKLTKKDNKWVASQYLNAGVPFGDKDYFELNIDSKRDVFFSLQTEKALDGVIRIIDAKGKTVGTFDLYGTEDPEVGTVELDKGTYYIEVSELNGKASTQPYTLEVQ, from the coding sequence TTGAAAAAATGGATGAAGAAATCAATTGCTTTAGTAGCGTCAGCTTCACTAATGGTTCCTGCTGCTTCTGCCTATGCTACAGCACCAGAAAAAACAGCACAGCACACAGAAGTAGAGAAAAGTCTTATAGCTAGCAATAAGGAAAAAGCATTAAAGTATGTAAAAAATGATAAGGAATGGATTAGTAAAGATACCATTATCGTCAAGCATACAGGTCTTGCTAAGAACGCACATAAAAACATTGGCTCCAAAGTAATACGATCTATTCCATCACTAGGATATGATGTAATCCAACTGAAAAAGGGAATTTCTTTAGAAAAAGCAGTTTCTTATTATGCAAAGCAAGACGGCGTTAAAAGTGTATCCCCAAGCTACGTTTATCATTCCTTCGCTAACGGAGCAGATCCAAAGAAAAAAGATATGTATCATTTAAACTTACTTCAAATGGATAAGGCACTAGAGTTAGCAGGTAATCATGAAGTAAAAGTAGCGGTTATCGATTCTGGTGTGGATTTTAAACACCCTGATTTAAAATCTCAAGTACTTCCACCGTATAATGCCGCAGCACCAGCCAATACCACTTATACTGGTGACCACGGAACACATGTAGCGGGTATTATTGGCGCTGCAAAAGATAATAATGTAGGAGGACATGGGATTAATCCAAATGCTAAGCTTCTTCCAATTGATGTATTCAACGGAGAAGAAGGTGCCAATGATTTCGTCATTGCACAAGGTATTCTTTACGCCATTGAACAGGGCGCTGATGTTATTAACATGAGTCTTGGTGGTTATGGAGAATCTCCATTAATGAAAGACGCTGTTAAGCAAGCGATAGATAAAGGAATTACGATTGTAGCAGCAGCAGGAAACGAATCGACAGATGAATATTCTTTCCCTGCTTCTTACGAAGGTGTCATTAGCGTAGGTTCTACAAATGATATCAACAAACTATCAAGCTATTCAAACTATGGTCCATCGGTTGACGTGGTAGCACCAGGTGAGGAAATATACAGTACCGTTCACGACGAGAAAAAGGGATCATCCTTTGTCAAATTTAGTGGGACATCAATGGCAGCTCCCGTTGTAGCAGGTGTTGCCTCCCTACTAAAATCAAAACATCCAAATTTAAAGCCTCATGAAGTAGAAGCTATTCTCGAAATGACCGCAAATAATCTAGGTGAGAAAGGCTATGATCTTACATATGGACATGGTCTTATCAACCCGGTGAAAGCATTACAGTTTAATGTCAATAATCTTCCGAAAGAGTATTCAGAAACAACGGAAGAACGTATTAAAAACGCCAAAGTTCTTGCAAAGAATACATTGAATTCAGAAAAAGGTGAATTCAAACAACCAAACGAAAAAAAATGGTACAAGGTTGATTTAGATGCAAATGAATATGCTCAACTGACATTAAAGGGTGCAAACAAATACGATTATGCACTTGAATTGTATTTCTACCCTACAGATAGCAAAGAGGAAGTCGACCCAATCCATGTCAATGATGTGCGTGTAGGAAAGCAAGAGGGATACCTATACAAAGCAGATCAAAAAGGAACACTGCTTGTTGGGGTTAAAGATTATAATGGCAGCTATAACTTAAATGGTGAGTCGAATTATGTATTCACTGCTCAAACAACGAAGGATTTACCAGTTGATTCATTAGAGATGGACAAAAAGGAGAACATTCAACAGTTCCCATTCAGTACAAAAGGGAAAAACTATACCCTGCTTTCTAAAGATCAACAAAGCGACCAAGATTATTTCACATTTTCAGTAAAAGAACCAACAACGCTGCGATTTGATTTGTCTGGTATTCCAGGTGTTACAGCCTCTATGGAACTTTATCTAAAGGAAGAATTAGATGCTGTACCAGCAGAAAACGTTAATGATGAGGAAATGTATGAGGCCTATCCAATTCAAACAAGCTATAGCGCAGATAAAGGCGACGGTGTAAACCTTATTGTTGACGCTATTCCTGGGACAGAATATGTATTAAACGTATCCAATCAAGGCAGTAGTGCTTTTTCACTTGATATGTTCTTTAGCGGCGGCATTGAAAATGAAGAAACGATAAGTGAATCCATCATCCCTTATACATTAAAGGGTGAAGTCGTTACCCTTCCTGAAGATGAAGACGGGTTACCGTTAAATGAGGAAATGCCAGAAGGTAATGTAGAAAATGAGCTTTTACCTTTAACTCAATATCAAACAAAAAAAGACAATCAAATAAATAATTTATTCAATATGTTTATGGATCCTGGTGCTATGGGTAATCCGGAAGACATAGCTCTAATTATGGAGCAAGCCGTTCCTTTTGACATTGGTCAAGATAAAAAAGCTTACTTCCAAACAGAATTTGATGAAGATTACTTCTTATTAAAGCCCGAAGAAGATGCCGTATATGGTTTCCAAGTTAAAAAAGGCATGAATCAAATTCCAGCTGGAACTATTTTTGAATATGATGAGGAAACAAACGAATTATTAGCAGTTTCTTCATTAAGTAATGATATGGGGATACTAAGTTTACTTCTTGGCTCAACTAGTAATGCCAATGATGCAAAAGCAGTCGCATTGAAAAAGGACAAAACTTATGTTGTAAAGGTAATGAATCAAGGTGCTCGCTCGGCTGAACCATATACTCTTAAAACAAGTAAATTAGCAGCTATCCCATCAGATTATAAAAGTGATAATAACACAACAATAAATGCTCAAGCGGTGCAACCTGGTACAATCTATAAAGATCATATCATTTATCAAGATGATATTGATTACTACTACTATAAACAACGCGGTCAAGATGAAATCATGAGCCTTCTTGTTTCTTCTGTACCTATGACAAATGAACAGCTAAATCAATTACCTAAAGAGCTTCAAAATGCCTTTAAATTTTCAGGTTCTATAATTGAAGATACAAATGGCAACATGGAAATTGATCCAAAAGAATTGGAAACCGAAATTCAATTTGGACAAGGCAATAACATTTTTGAACTATTACTCGGTATTATTGGCACAACTGATGTTAATACCTCTTTTAAAGCGAAAAAGAATCATGGTTATTTTATTATTATTAACGGTATGAACCTTGAACAAGTATCGATTCATCCATATACTTTAAGCATGTATAAACACAATCAAGTCGATGAAGATAAGGATTCCGAATTAATCAATGGTATACCAACAAAGCCATCTAAGCTTACGAAAAAAGATAACAAATGGGTTGCTTCGCAATATTTAAATGCCGGTGTTCCGTTTGGCGATAAAGACTACTTTGAATTAAATATTGATAGCAAACGCGATGTATTCTTCTCTCTACAAACAGAAAAAGCACTGGATGGTGTTATCCGTATCATTGATGCAAAAGGAAAAACAGTAGGAACTTTTGATCTTTACGGAACTGAAGATCCGGAAGTAGGTACAGTTGAATTAGACAAAGGAACTTACTATATTGAAGTAAGTGAATTAAACGGCAAAGCTAGTACTCAACCATATACACTTGAAGTACAATAG
- the serS gene encoding serine--tRNA ligase, translating into MLDIKRVRDNFAEIKEMLLTRNEDLGNLDDFEALDTKRRELIAKAEELKAERNKVSEQISVMKRNKENADEVIARMRQVGDEIKELDTQLNEVEDRFKDMMMRLPNVPHESVPVGTTEDDNVVEYTWGEVPTFDFDIKAHWDIATDLQIVDFERGAKVAGSRFLFYRGLGARLERALMSFMMDLHAEEHGYEEMLPPVIVNRDSLTGTGQLPKFEEDVFKLDDTDYFMIPTAEVPVTNFYRDEILPIEVLPQGFAAYSACFRSEAGSAGRDTRGLIRQHQFNKVELVRFVKPEESYEQLELLTGHAEKVLQLLGLPYRKLKMCTADLGFTAAKKYDLEVWIPAQNMYREISSCSNFEDFQARRANIRFRREPNAKPEYVHTLNGSGLAIGRTVAAILENYQQADGSVAIPEVLVPYMGGKKVIAPK; encoded by the coding sequence ATGTTAGATATTAAACGCGTCCGTGATAACTTCGCGGAAATTAAAGAAATGCTATTAACACGCAATGAAGATTTAGGAAACTTAGATGATTTTGAAGCTTTAGATACAAAACGTCGCGAATTAATCGCGAAAGCAGAAGAACTGAAAGCAGAACGAAATAAAGTATCTGAACAAATTTCTGTTATGAAACGTAATAAAGAAAATGCTGATGAAGTCATCGCACGTATGCGTCAAGTTGGCGATGAAATTAAAGAGCTAGATACACAACTCAATGAAGTAGAAGACCGTTTTAAAGATATGATGATGCGCTTACCAAACGTGCCACATGAATCTGTGCCAGTCGGTACTACGGAAGACGACAATGTAGTGGAATATACGTGGGGCGAAGTACCAACTTTTGATTTTGATATTAAAGCACACTGGGATATCGCAACAGATTTACAAATTGTAGATTTTGAACGTGGAGCAAAAGTAGCGGGCAGTCGTTTCTTATTCTATCGTGGCTTAGGTGCTCGTTTAGAACGTGCATTAATGAGCTTTATGATGGATTTACATGCAGAAGAGCATGGTTATGAAGAAATGCTACCACCTGTTATTGTTAATCGAGATAGCTTAACGGGTACAGGTCAGCTACCTAAATTTGAAGAAGATGTATTTAAACTAGATGATACAGATTACTTTATGATTCCAACAGCAGAAGTACCTGTTACGAATTTCTATCGTGATGAAATTCTACCTATTGAAGTTTTACCACAAGGCTTTGCAGCGTATAGCGCTTGCTTCCGCTCAGAAGCGGGCTCTGCCGGTCGCGATACACGTGGCTTAATTCGTCAGCACCAATTTAATAAAGTGGAATTAGTCCGTTTTGTAAAACCAGAGGAATCTTATGAACAGCTAGAATTATTAACAGGTCACGCTGAAAAAGTATTACAATTATTAGGTTTACCTTATCGTAAATTAAAAATGTGTACAGCTGATTTAGGCTTCACTGCTGCCAAAAAATATGATTTAGAAGTATGGATTCCAGCACAAAATATGTACCGTGAAATTTCTTCTTGCTCAAACTTTGAGGATTTCCAAGCGCGTCGTGCCAATATCCGCTTCCGCCGTGAGCCAAATGCTAAACCAGAATACGTACACACATTAAATGGTTCAGGTCTTGCTATTGGTCGAACAGTGGCTGCCATCCTTGAAAACTATCAGCAAGCCGACGGAAGCGTAGCTATTCCAGAGGTATTAGTTCCTTATATGGGCGGCAAAAAAGTCATTGCACCGAAGTAA
- the pdxT gene encoding pyridoxal 5'-phosphate synthase glutaminase subunit PdxT translates to MKRVGVLALQGAVREHVRMLETLGCQTVLVKHKEQLEGLDGLILPGGESTTMRKLLDRYELLGPIRSLAQKGVPIFGTCAGLILLAKEVVDHDPHLAVMDVVVARNSYGRQVDSFEVNLNIQAIGEAIPAVFIRAPHIVSVGEGVEVLAEHDGKIVLARDGHLLGCSFHPELTTDLRIVKYFVTTMV, encoded by the coding sequence ACAGGGTGCTGTTAGAGAGCATGTACGAATGTTAGAGACACTTGGTTGTCAAACGGTTTTAGTCAAGCATAAGGAGCAATTAGAAGGGCTTGATGGACTTATATTACCAGGTGGAGAAAGTACAACAATGCGCAAGTTACTTGATCGCTATGAACTATTGGGGCCCATTCGTTCACTTGCGCAAAAAGGCGTACCAATATTCGGCACGTGTGCTGGATTGATATTATTGGCAAAAGAAGTAGTTGACCATGATCCACATTTAGCTGTAATGGATGTTGTCGTTGCTCGAAATTCATATGGACGTCAAGTAGATAGCTTTGAAGTGAATTTAAATATCCAAGCGATTGGCGAAGCAATACCAGCTGTCTTTATACGCGCACCGCATATTGTGTCAGTTGGGGAAGGTGTTGAAGTGCTAGCGGAGCATGACGGAAAAATTGTGCTAGCGCGAGATGGTCATTTACTTGGCTGTTCATTTCATCCTGAACTAACGACAGATTTGCGCATTGTCAAATATTTTGTGACGACCATGGTGTGA